The following are encoded together in the Zingiber officinale cultivar Zhangliang chromosome 8A, Zo_v1.1, whole genome shotgun sequence genome:
- the LOC122009580 gene encoding enoyl-[acyl-carrier-protein] reductase, mitochondrial-like translates to MQSVYPVSPPVPASGGYEGVGEVYSLGSGVSNLSVGDWIIPSPPSFGTWQTYIVKEENVWHKLDKGVPMEYAASVTVNPLYAMHMLEDFVRLNPGDTIVQNGATSIVGQSIIQLAKNQGIHSVNILRDRVELVPFDDFYIALDKALGKLGSHAKQVIKF, encoded by the exons ATGCAAA GTGTTTACCCTGTTAGCCCACCAGTACCTGCAAGTGGAGGATATGAGGGGGTTGGGGAAGTGTATTCTCTTGGATCTGGAGTGAGTAATCTCTCAGTGGGTGATTGGATCATACCATCTCCTCCATCCTTTG GGACATGGCAGACTTATATTGTGAAAGAAGAGAATGTTTGGCACAAACTAGATAAAGGTGTTCCTATGGAGTATGCTGCTAGTGTTACTGTAAATCCTTTGTATGCTATGCATATGCTGGAAGATTTCGTTAGGCTAAATCCTG GTGATACTATTGTGCAAAATGGTGCAACTAGTATTGTGGGACAAAGCATTATTCAGCTCGCTAAAAACCAGGGCATTCATAGTGTGAATATTTTGAGGGACAG AGTGGAGCTGGTTCCTTTTGATGATTTCTACATTGCCTTAGACAAGGCACTTGGGAAATTAGGGAGCCATGCCAAACAAGTTATCAAATTCTAA